A single window of Pieris rapae chromosome 4, ilPieRapa1.1, whole genome shotgun sequence DNA harbors:
- the LOC111001035 gene encoding arginine-glutamic acid dipeptide repeats protein — translation MAQNQGEIQVTPNQPVNKDKDIYACLPDIRTNGPLGPDEPCPGGEELRWLPAQATDRDLVMYLRAARSMAAFAGMCDGGSPDDGCVAASRDDTTINALDVLHDSGYDPGRALQALVKCPVPKGIEKKWSEEESKRFVKGIRQFGKNFFKIKKDLLPHKDTAELVEFYYLWKKTPGASSNRPHRRRRQALRRVRNTRNSRAGTPKEQTPETTPPIPETNGSRPSPNPKEGGEMSSVTEDENSEDDSDSRDAGDLAKADSGRSGDNPEDSPSRMRTRNKSKEQTTPNKKSQEESDTDVKVKKPTKSTNHQPSAQITNIIINPPEKVPPSPVSKDLKKKVSNGKVDVSKVKKRLPDDSKIEGIMDGDVQMKKKKAAEPPESPSESLTNDSFPAMDETETPEAEPEACDYSFNKNDKENIEQNKEAEVEQSIKPVDAQVKVEPNVEPVIKMEKESLPSAFKTVSDKDRSALDLKTDSNLVKPLENIEPRPLTVFPKTELIIPKVNMPTESMEKIKIKEEIDTDEQSLNLQKEEFQKDPLAQNYPPHSINQVNKPLNLEHTNFFVKDSHIYNPKLSHNIKIEPVSNSIFNPVNITKDSNSIIRSAKDFSSGMPPFSYPPNINFANDPNKHNQLINPLKTVIKLEPRDEASEMKNQNTPEIFTATISANKVDSPNIPRLDSLSRISPSPTSARGSSPPHIEHPSGINTEPISPANTQEMKAQESDPDEKQPTDLKTQPMPKNESQNINTRPPMFPAPIRPENLGLRPSEAPTVPVSGQSMPPPLSQPSISGLLPPGPLISVSGGATNVGPYGFMPAGLYGHPGLEKPNSLPPLMQQMPPSHSLAGSSLMQSQSNQNDPSMPQDLKIKQEVPDNMPANLSTQNVTDPLQSLKEVKVPGYPIGSSIAQHLSSERDRDSMSSVENNSRPSSQPTNDNSSMQSAFLGPRIESIKKEPDFLHQPHITPVSSHQGSSSDSASAIPPVKSPHTPTPIKSQSGHNGTPNHPHPSATTSPFSRHLTSPSQPRQISASPVQPNTPVSHSALSLMNPTPLSIPSTMAGPVIHSSQQHGPPHPFASHLHHPHHPLLHPSSIFQLSAAAAAHAMHPYYPHPHPGYSMPYPYPYGPLPQPHPIPPMHPSASTPGRHEPIKPSTIESTTMLSAHHSTSSSVTTRSLREISESSEDPRNPNATTERHQLHETTMTHHHSTSHHSAVHTSTEKQPSHVGGGTNHTLSISHSTSSSSSQSIQHKINTQQKSSAHSSSPHHLAASLSQTTSSSSSVNVSNNHTHHHSHHLAHHPERLSPADSMLLRHHPKMLPGNPNHLMIPPPSMGHPMSLALPPGPGPSSIESLRLHAQAAAGLQAAHARSGSPHQLGPGHPHLRGPPRPMPEDNPELKLETQSVPEEEEIPSPAHISHGPSPEPKIEDTECHRSQSAIFLRHWNRGDYNSCTRTDLIFKPVPESKLARKREERLRKQAERDREEREKIAQQAHRKIATPEKPDTKPPSRGAIETISSPYDRFPRPPGYPDSPSLRQLSEYARPHAGFSPGNLPRHCMDPMLQYQFSSMYGAAGARERLELEHLEREKRDREIRELRERELNDRLKEELLKNNVGPRALDPHWLEMHRRYGMPPPPPQGAIPVQFGLYPPGHGPGALSQLERERLERLGIPPGGAGGPPQNVPVSGAPPHHPHHPHPGVAAAQLEAAERLALAADPMVRLQMAGINPEYHAHTHAHTHAHSHTHLHLHPGQQAAAQAQQDALSLGLGGSGPYRPLPHPDLLGRPYAEQLAQQAAAHEQLQRQLLLERERGFLHPAHHEDFLRQQRERELKVRALEEAARASRP, via the coding sequence ATGGCCCAGAATCAAGGGGAGATTCAGGTCACACCGAATCAACCCGTTAATAAAGACAAGGATATTTATGCTTGCCTACCTGATATACGAACCAATGGTCCTTTGGGACCAGATGAACCGTGTCCTGGTGGTGAAGAATTGCGATGGTTGCCTGCGCAGGCTACTGATAGAGACTTGGTTATGTATTTAAGAGCTGCACGTTCTATGGCAGCATTTGCTGGTATGTGTGACGGCGGTTCACCCGATGATGGCTGCGTAGCTGCCAGTCGCGATGATACTACTATTAACGCACTTGACGTACTCCATGATTCTGGGTACGACCCAGGTCGGGCTTTACAAGCGCTGGTGAAATGTCCGGTTCCTAAAGGAATTGAGAAAAAATGGTCTGAAGAAGAATCAAAAAGGTTTGTTAAAGGTATCAGACAATTTGGTaagaacttttttaaaataaaaaaagatttgttaCCCCATAAAGATACTGCAGAGTTAgtggaattttattatttgtggaAAAAGACCCCAGGTGCTAGCAGTAATAGACCTCATAGGAGAAGACGCCAGGCTTTGAGACGAGTTCGGAATACTAGAAATTCTAGAGCTGGAACTCCTAAAGAACAAACACCAGAAACCACACCTCCAATACCAGAAACAAATGGTTCTCGTCCATCTCCAAATCCAAAAGAGGGTGGTGAAATGAGTTCAGTAACAGAAGATGAAAACTCCGAGGATGACAGTGACTCAAGAGATGCAGGTGATCTTGCCAAAGCTGATAGTGGTAGAAGTGGGGATAACCCTGAAGATTCTCCCAGTAGAATGAGGACAAGGAATAAGTCAAAGGAACAAACAACACCCAATAAAAAGAGTCAAGAGGAAAGTGATACTGATGTCAAAGTTAAAAAACCAACCAAATCGACAAATCATCAACCAAGTGCGcagataacaaatataataattaatccaccTGAAAAAGTTCCACCTTCACCAGTTAGTAAAGATCTGAAGAAAAAGGTTTCAAATGGAAAGGTGGATGTTTCTAAAGTTAAGAAGAGACTTCCTGATGATTCTAAGATCGAAGGAATTATGGATGGTGATGTGCAAATGAAGAAAAAGAAAGCAGCTGAACCTCCTGAAAGTCCATCTGAGAGTCTCACTAATGACAGCTTCCCAGCTATGGATGAAACGGAAACTCCTGAGGCTGAACCTGAAGCCTGTGATTATAGCTTTAACAAAAATGATAAAGAGAATATTGAGCAAAATAAGGAGGCTGAAGTAGAACAATCAATTAAACCTGTAGATGCACAAGTCAAAGTAGAACCTAATGTTGAGCCTGTTATAAAAATGGAGAAAGAGTCCTTGCCTTCTGCATTTAAAACTGTTTCCGACAAAGATAGAAGCGCTTTAGATCTtaaaacagattcaaatttaGTTAAACCTCTTGAGAACATAGAGCCTCGACCACTCACAGTGTTTCCAAAGACTGAACTTATTATACCTAAAGTCAATATGCCGACAGAGAGTATGGAGAAGATAAAAATCAAGGAAGAGATCGATACAGATGAACAGTCTCTAAACTTACAAAAGGAAGAATTCCAAAAAGACCCTCTTGCTCAAAATTATCCACCACATTCAATAAATCAAGTGAACAAGCCTCTTAATCTAGAGCACACAAACTTCTTTGTGAAAGATAGTCATATTTACAATCCTAAACTTAGCCATAACATCAAAATAGAGCCTGTTTCAAATTCAATATTCAACCCTGTTAACATCACAAAAGATAGTAATTCTATTATTAGAAGTGCTAAAGACTTTTCAAGTGGTATGCCTCCATTCTCATACCCtccaaatataaattttgctaATGATCCCAATAAACACAATCAATTAATCAACCCCTTAAAAAcagttataaaattagaacCCAGAGATGAAGCATCTGAAATGAAAAACCAGAATACACCTGAAATATTTACTGCAACAATATCTGCGAATAAAGTTGATTCTCCAAATATACCTCGACTTGATTCTTTGTCAAGGATAAGTCCATCTCCAACAAGTGCCCGTGGATCATCACCACCTCATATAGAACATCCTTCAGGAATCAACACAGAACCCATTTCTCCGGCTAACACACAAGAAATGAAAGCACAAGAATCAGATCCAGATGAAAAACAGCCTACTGACTTAAAAACTCAACCAATGCCTAAAAATGAAagccaaaatattaatactagaCCACCTATGTTCCCTGCACCAATAAGACCAGAAAATTTGGGATTAAGGCCTTCAGAAGCACCAACTGTACCTGTGTCTGGACAGAGTATGCCACCACCATTAAGTCAGCCCTCAATATCTGGCCTGCTACCTCCTGGTCCTCTAATTTCAGTTAGTGGAGGTGCAACTAATGTTGGACCTTACGGATTTATGCCAGCGGGATTATATGGACATCCCGGATTAGAAAAACCAAATTCCTTGCCACCTCTTATGCAACAAATGCCTCCATCACATAGCTTAGCTGGATCTAGTTTAATGCAATCTCAATCCAATCAGAATGATCCTTCAATGCCACAAgacttgaaaataaaacaggAAGTGCCAGATAACATGCCAGCTAATCTTTCAACACAAAATGTCACAGATCCCTTACAATCACTTAAAGAAGTAAAAGTGCCTGGGTATCCCATTGGAAGTTCGATAGCACAACATTTAAGTTCTGAAAGGGATAGAGATTCGATGTCAAGTGTTGAAAACAATAGCAGACCTTCAAGTCAACCTACAAATGATAATTCAAGTATGCAGAGTGCATTCTTGGGACCAAGAATAGAGAGCATAAAAAAAGAACCAGATTTCCTCCATCAGCCTCATATAACGCCAGTTTCCTCACATCAAGGGAGCAGCTCAGATTCCGCTAGTGCCATTCCTCCTGTGAAGAGTCCTCACACTCCAACACCAATTAAGAGTCAGTCAGGCCATAATGGAACACCCAATCATCCCCATCCCTCTGCTACTACATCACCATTCTCCAGACATCTTACAAGCCCTTCTCAGCCAAGACAAATATCGGCATCTCCTGTGCAGCCAAATACACCAGTTTCACATTCAGCTTTAAGTCTGATGAATCCAACACCATTGTCCATTCCATCTACAATGGCAGGTCCAGTTATACACTCAAGTCAGCAACATGGCCCACCACATCCATTTGCATCTCACCTTCATCATCCCCACCACCCTTTACTACATCCATCatcaatatttcaattatcagCTGCTGCTGCAGCTCATGCAATGCATCCCTATTACCCACACCCACATCCTGGATATTCAATGCCCTACCCATATCCATATGGGCCACTTCCTCAACCACATCCCATACCTCCCATGCACCCTTCGGCAAGTACTCCAGGGCGGCATGAACCAATAAAACCAAGTACAATTGAATCAACAACAATGTTAAGTGCTCATCATAGTACCAGTTCATCTGTTACAACGCGGTCCTTGCGGGAGATATCAGAGTCATCAGAAGATCCTAGAAATCCAAATGCAACTACAGAAAGGCATCAGTTGCATGAAACTACTATGACACATCATCATTCTACAAGTCACCATAGTGCAGTGCATACGAGTACAGAAAAACAGCCTAGTCATGTGGGTGGTGGAACAAATCATACTCTTTCGATTTCACATTCAACATCAAGCAGTTCTTCGCAGTCtatacaacataaaataaacactcaACAAAAAAGTAGTGCCCATTCAAGTTCGCCCCATCATCTGGCGGCAAGTCTGTCACAAACAACAAGTTCATCTTCAAGTGTTAATGTGTCGAATAATCACACACATCACCACTCACATCACTTAGCTCACCATCCCGAAAGGCTCTCTCCAGCAGATTCTATGCTCTTAAGGCACCACCCTAAGATGCTTCCAGGCAATCCAAACCACTTAATGATTCCACCTCCATCTATGGGCCACCCTATGAGCTTAGCACTTCCACCAGGCCCGGGACCTAGCTCGATCGAAAGCTTGAGGCTGCATGCTCAGGCTGCAGCTGGGCTACAAGCAGCTCATGCTAGATCTGGATCTCCCCATCAACTTGGCCCAGGACATCCACACTTAAGAGGGCCTCCACGACCAATGCCTGAAGATAACccagaattaaaattagaaactCAATCAGTAccagaagaagaagaaattcCAAGCCCAGCCCATATTTCTCATGGCCCCAGCCCAGAACCTAAAATTGAAGATACTGAGTGTCATAGATCACAGTCAGCTATATTCTTACGACACTGGAATCGTGGTGATTATAATTCGTGTACACGGACTGACCTTATATTTAAGCCGGTGCCTGAGTCAAAGCTTGCACGCAAGCGGGAAGAGCGTTTGCGAAAACAGGCAGAAAGAGATCGAGAAGAACGAGAAAAAATTGCTCAACAAGCGCACAGAAAAATAGCAACACCTGAAAAACCTGACACAAAACCGCCTTCACGAGGGGCTATAGAAACAATATCTTCTCCATATGACAGATTTCCTCGCCCACCTGGGTACCCTGATTCGCCATCTTTAAGGCAGTTATCTGAATATGCTCGACCGCACGCTGGATTTAGCCCTGGAAATCTTCCTCGACATTGTATGGATCCTATGCTTCAATACCAATTTAGTTCAATGTATGGTGCGGCTGGGGCGCGAGAGCGGCTCGAGTTGGAACACCTTGAAAGAGAAAAACGAGATAGAGAAATAAGAGAGTTACGAGAAAGAGAATTGAACGACAGGCTAAAAGAAGAGCTACTGAAAAATAATGTAGGACCGAGAGCTTTAGATCCTCATTGGTTGGAGATGCATCGAAGATACGGGATGCCTCCACCTCCTCCTCAAGGTGCGATACCAGTTCAATTTGGACTATATCCGCCAGGTCATGGACCGGGTGCATTATCCCAATTAGAACGAGAACGACTGGAAAGACTGGGTATTCCTCCAGGGGGTGCAGGCGGGCCACCACAAAATGTGCCCGTTAGTGGTGCGCCCCCTCATCATCCGCACCATCCTCATCCCGGGGTCGCTGCAGCCCAACTGGAAGCTGCTGAGAGGCTAGCTCTAGCTGCCGATCCAATGGTGCGCTTGCAAATGGCGGGTATCAATCCTGAATACCATGCGCACACGCACGCCCATACCCATGCACATTCGCACACACATTTACACCTACATCCTGGACAGCAAGCAGCGGCACAAGCGCAGCAAGATGCTTTAAGTCTTGGGCTCGGAGGAAGCGGCCCATACCGACCGCTGCCACATCCCGACTTACTCGGGAGGCCCTATGCTGAGCAATTGGCCCAACAAGCAGCAGCTCATGAGCAACTCCAGCGACAATTGCTTTTGGAGCGTGAGCGAGGCTTTTTACATCCTGCGCATCATGAAGACTTTTTACGACAGCAAAGAGAGAGGGAGCTGAAGGTGCGGGCGCTCGAAGAAGCCGCTAGAGCGTCCCGCCCTTAG
- the LOC111001047 gene encoding uncharacterized protein LOC111001047 isoform X2, whose amino-acid sequence MGLTSHTGLLASSPQKITLLKDRSTIELRCEVTAAPFMLRPYAGLYNPFSNTCSVLCNHPADTTTKEFVKRAKDAWVLEGKGHHFQEDLSKFQDQDKEKTRTPHDIVTEEMFRRYTETDSRPLTPAPTLASGKSRGSRRCLTPDQPRQKTTIVLDLRRSHSQETLYYHGYTTSEVTAAATNERSLPSLNLSESAHKLLKGQCEQLPPLASPLVLSKRDVREPAKKNQLKALNIGKTPRNKKNDAPPSQRSKSEKDADNPDEMPPMDDGGLEMRRRGKRRRKGRGSDRLTSAGLAAQTQQDPETQIAGIGTDSQNPSSRASIAPINDVDIILPVVKTGVTRKTDSFLDDDMLKYLHREVDEEAIETEFDVKRRYVLEEALRTRPERPYGEEMQNLLREMRVPAVSLGDWLHIPRVFSRQNAQFQLPIDTNDLETLTPMQYAARFVIIKKSKQLLYLTVLRKFKPNGYRIPLKDIPEGLKLMMGGVLTNEQVSHFQTIMEWDHYEDEENFPDEIKLTLLDTGYRRHSGGGDGEVDVNTIKYRTWCGLCAVCERMYGRFPPKDKDSPDGMELSDFSMVETKIINLKIHPGLAEILNTICRR is encoded by the exons ATGGGTCTCACAAGTCACACAGGATTGCTCGCTAGTTCTCCACAGAAGATTACATTACTCAAAGACCGG AGTACAATAGAGTTACGATGCGAAGTGACAGCTGCCCCATTCATGCTGAGGCCATATGCAGGCCTATACAATCCATTCTCCAATACGTGTTCCGTGCTCTGCAACCATCCCGCTGACACTACCACAAAAGAATTCGTCAAACGAGCGAAGGATGCATGG GTTTTGGAAGGAAAAGGACATCACTTCCAAGAGGACTTGTCCAAGTTTCAAGATCAGGATAAAGAGAAGACTAGAACACCGCATGATATTGTCACAGAGGAAATGTTTAGAAG ATACACCGAAACTGATTCTCGACCACTGACTCCAGCTCCTACCTTAGCGAGTGGCAAGTCCCGAGGGTCTAGAAGGTGCCTGACCCCAGACCAGCCTAGGCAGAAGACTACCATTGTTTTAGACCTGCGCAGGAGTCATAGTCAG gaAACCCTTTATTATCATGGCTATACAACCTCAGAGGTTACCGCAGCAGCCACCAATGAGAGGTCACTTCCCTCTCTTAACCTATCTGAAAGTGCTCATAAACTTTTAAAGGGGCAATGTGAGCAATTACCCCCATTAGCTTCTCCCCTTGTGTTATCTAAAAGAGATGTCCGAGAACCCGCTAAAAAG aACCAACTGAAAGCTTTGAATATTGGCAAAACTccaagaaacaaaaagaatgaTGCACCCCCATCCCAACGATCAAAGAGCGAGAAGGATGCTGATAATCCTGATGAGATGCCACCAATGGATGACG GGGGATTGGAAATGCGTAGGCGTGGCAAACGTCGGCGTAAGGGCCGCGGTAGTGATCGCCTCACGTCTGCTGGTCTCGCGGCGCAGACGCAACAAGACCCTGAAACACAG aTCGCGGGAATAGGAACAGATTCGCAAAACCCAAGCTCCCGCGCATCAATAGCGCCGATAAATGACGTTGACATTATACTTCCGGTTGTCAAAACTGGAGTCACGAGGAAAACGGATTCGTTCCTCGATGATGACATGCTCAAATATCTCCACAGAGAGGTCGATGAAGAGGCTATCGAAACTGAATTTGACGTTAAA CGTCGTTACGTCTTAGAAGAGGCACTACGAACGCGTCCAGAGCGTCCCTACGGCGAGGAAATGCAAAACCTACTTCGCGAAATGCGAGTCCCAGCAGTCAGCTTGGGTGATTGGTTGCACATACCACGAGTGTTTTCAAGGCAGAACGCGCAATTCCAATTGCCTATTGATACTAATGATCTTGAGA cACTTACTCCAATGCAGTACGCAGCCAGGTTCGTAATTATCAAAAAGTCGAAACAGTTGCTTTATTTAACCGTGTTACGCAAATTCAAGCCAAATGGTTACAGGATTCCGTTGAAG GATATCCCCGAAGGTCTAAAACTCATGATGGGTGGTGTTCTAACCAATGAACAAGTGAGTCATTTTCAAACTATCATGGAGTGGGATCACTATGAAGACGAAGAGAATTTTCCAGATGAAATCAAACTGACGCTGCTCGACACAGGCTATAGAAGGCATAGCGGAGGTGGTGATGGAGAG GTGGatgttaatacaataaagtatAGAACTTGGTGCGGACTATGTGCCGTCTGTGAACGGATGTATGGTCGCTTTCCTCCTAAAGACAAAGACTCTCCAGACGGg ATGGAGCTCAGCGATTTTTCAATGGTGGAGACAAAAATTATCAACCTGAAAATTCACCCAGGATTAGCAGAAATTCTGAACACAATATGCAGGCGTTAG
- the LOC111001047 gene encoding uncharacterized protein LOC111001047 isoform X1: MFPIIISKSKLQQIKRDKPIDFHLKPKRKEDSKRDAQIKNIVISRENLASIKSKRVKRKLLALPSIIAPSCDCSLMHVTRIVVSYAPKSRKRDASNIVLSVTWGTGQKKRMRLPSVKTVAKKKKTKSINECCNSEEFFMKLENQLKALNIGKTPRNKKNDAPPSQRSKSEKDADNPDEMPPMDDGGLEMRRRGKRRRKGRGSDRLTSAGLAAQTQQDPETQIAGIGTDSQNPSSRASIAPINDVDIILPVVKTGVTRKTDSFLDDDMLKYLHREVDEEAIETEFDVKRRYVLEEALRTRPERPYGEEMQNLLREMRVPAVSLGDWLHIPRVFSRQNAQFQLPIDTNDLETLTPMQYAARFVIIKKSKQLLYLTVLRKFKPNGYRIPLKDIPEGLKLMMGGVLTNEQVSHFQTIMEWDHYEDEENFPDEIKLTLLDTGYRRHSGGGDGEVDVNTIKYRTWCGLCAVCERMYGRFPPKDKDSPDGMELSDFSMVETKIINLKIHPGLAEILNTICRR, encoded by the exons ATGTTTCCGATAATAATCTCAAAATCTAAGTTACAACAAATCAAAAGAGATAAGCCGatagattttcatttaaaaccaAAGCGTAAAGAAGATTCAAAGAGGGAtgcacagataaaaaatatcgttatTTCGCGCGAAAATTTGGCATCTATCAAATCTAAACGCGTGAAACGGAAATTGCTAGCACTTCCGTCGATTATAGCGCCATCTTGTGATTGTTCTTTAATGCATGTCACCCGGATCGTTGTTAGCTATGCCCCAAAAAGCAGAAAAAGAGACGCATCAAATATAGTCCTTTCTGTGACGTGGGGCACTGGACAGAAAAAACGGATGAGGTTGCCTAGCGTTAAAACTGTTGCcaagaaaaagaaaaccaaatctattAACGAATGTTGTAATAGTGAGGAATTTTTTATGAAGTTAGAG aACCAACTGAAAGCTTTGAATATTGGCAAAACTccaagaaacaaaaagaatgaTGCACCCCCATCCCAACGATCAAAGAGCGAGAAGGATGCTGATAATCCTGATGAGATGCCACCAATGGATGACG GGGGATTGGAAATGCGTAGGCGTGGCAAACGTCGGCGTAAGGGCCGCGGTAGTGATCGCCTCACGTCTGCTGGTCTCGCGGCGCAGACGCAACAAGACCCTGAAACACAG aTCGCGGGAATAGGAACAGATTCGCAAAACCCAAGCTCCCGCGCATCAATAGCGCCGATAAATGACGTTGACATTATACTTCCGGTTGTCAAAACTGGAGTCACGAGGAAAACGGATTCGTTCCTCGATGATGACATGCTCAAATATCTCCACAGAGAGGTCGATGAAGAGGCTATCGAAACTGAATTTGACGTTAAA CGTCGTTACGTCTTAGAAGAGGCACTACGAACGCGTCCAGAGCGTCCCTACGGCGAGGAAATGCAAAACCTACTTCGCGAAATGCGAGTCCCAGCAGTCAGCTTGGGTGATTGGTTGCACATACCACGAGTGTTTTCAAGGCAGAACGCGCAATTCCAATTGCCTATTGATACTAATGATCTTGAGA cACTTACTCCAATGCAGTACGCAGCCAGGTTCGTAATTATCAAAAAGTCGAAACAGTTGCTTTATTTAACCGTGTTACGCAAATTCAAGCCAAATGGTTACAGGATTCCGTTGAAG GATATCCCCGAAGGTCTAAAACTCATGATGGGTGGTGTTCTAACCAATGAACAAGTGAGTCATTTTCAAACTATCATGGAGTGGGATCACTATGAAGACGAAGAGAATTTTCCAGATGAAATCAAACTGACGCTGCTCGACACAGGCTATAGAAGGCATAGCGGAGGTGGTGATGGAGAG GTGGatgttaatacaataaagtatAGAACTTGGTGCGGACTATGTGCCGTCTGTGAACGGATGTATGGTCGCTTTCCTCCTAAAGACAAAGACTCTCCAGACGGg ATGGAGCTCAGCGATTTTTCAATGGTGGAGACAAAAATTATCAACCTGAAAATTCACCCAGGATTAGCAGAAATTCTGAACACAATATGCAGGCGTTAG